One segment of Dolichospermum sp. DET69 DNA contains the following:
- a CDS encoding sugar transferase: MNKYHRFIKSILDRIIAAITLILLSPLLIIVAIAIYINMGSPVLFTQPRPGRDADIFNFYKFRTMTNERDEKGNLLSDEKRLTALGEFLRKTSLDELPQLWNILKGDMSFIGPRPLLVRYLDRYTPEQARRHQVKPGITGLAQVCGRNAINWEEKFHLDVFYIDNWSLWLDLKIIFLTVFKVWKQEGINQEGYTSSAEFKGQVKEN, encoded by the coding sequence ATGAACAAGTATCACAGATTTATTAAATCAATATTAGATAGAATCATCGCAGCGATCACCTTAATTCTTCTTTCTCCTCTATTGATTATAGTAGCGATCGCCATTTACATAAATATGGGTAGTCCAGTTTTATTTACCCAACCCCGTCCTGGTAGAGATGCTGATATTTTCAACTTCTACAAATTCCGTACCATGACCAATGAGCGCGATGAAAAAGGTAATCTCCTCAGCGATGAAAAACGGCTCACAGCTTTAGGTGAATTTTTGCGTAAAACCAGTCTTGACGAACTTCCCCAACTTTGGAATATTCTTAAAGGAGATATGAGTTTTATCGGTCCACGTCCATTATTAGTTAGGTATCTTGACCGTTATACCCCAGAACAAGCACGTCGTCATCAAGTAAAACCAGGGATTACAGGTTTAGCTCAAGTTTGCGGTCGCAATGCTATTAATTGGGAGGAAAAATTTCATCTAGATGTCTTCTATATTGATAATTGGAGTTTATGGCTGGACTTGAAAATTATTTTCCTCACAGTTTTTAAAGTATGGAAACAAGAAGGAATTAACCAAGAAGGTTATACATCATCGGCAGAATTCAAAGGTCAAGTGAAAGAAAATTAG
- a CDS encoding glycosyltransferase family 4 protein, giving the protein MNIVVALEYRFDRTPDGIVWTQTQFPYSFWQRYLEVFDHVQVVARVRDLPTVPSDWKEANGDHVSFAAIPYYIGPVQYLQQSLQVKRAAQQAVRTEDAVILRVSSTIASCIEPKLRAAHHPYAVEVVADPYDVFAPGSIRHPLRPFFRWWYPQTLRRQCARACAAAYVTKQALQTRYPCPNYSVGISDVDISEKFLVLTPRQFHKMSPLNLIFVGTLAQLYKAPNILLSAMAICVQEGINLKLTIIGDGKHRTELETQAAVLGLKERVCFRGQLGAGKAVITELDQADLFILPSYQEGLPRAMVEAMARALPCIGSTVGGIPELIPPEDMVPPGDVAALAAKIREVVTNPERMAQMSARNLEKAKEYKDEMLRDQRIAFYRYVRGQTEAWLLTQKH; this is encoded by the coding sequence ATGAACATTGTCGTTGCACTTGAATACCGTTTTGATCGCACACCGGATGGAATAGTATGGACACAAACACAGTTCCCATATTCATTTTGGCAGCGATATCTGGAGGTTTTTGATCATGTGCAGGTAGTTGCCCGTGTTCGGGATTTACCAACAGTACCGTCTGATTGGAAAGAGGCTAATGGCGATCATGTTTCCTTTGCTGCCATTCCTTACTACATTGGACCAGTGCAGTATTTGCAGCAATCACTCCAGGTGAAACGTGCTGCTCAACAGGCTGTAAGGACAGAAGATGCTGTGATTTTAAGAGTAAGTTCGACAATTGCCTCGTGTATCGAACCAAAACTACGTGCCGCCCATCATCCCTATGCTGTAGAAGTGGTTGCTGATCCTTATGATGTCTTTGCTCCAGGTTCTATTCGACATCCTTTGCGCCCGTTTTTCCGGTGGTGGTATCCTCAGACATTGCGGCGACAATGTGCTAGAGCTTGTGCAGCAGCTTATGTCACCAAACAGGCGTTACAAACTAGATACCCTTGTCCCAACTATTCAGTAGGAATATCAGACGTAGACATTTCAGAAAAGTTTTTGGTCTTAACTCCCCGTCAATTTCACAAGATGAGTCCATTAAATCTGATCTTTGTGGGTACTTTAGCTCAACTCTATAAAGCTCCTAACATACTGCTCAGTGCTATGGCTATCTGTGTACAAGAAGGAATAAACCTGAAATTGACCATAATTGGCGATGGTAAACACAGAACTGAACTGGAGACACAAGCAGCAGTCTTGGGTTTAAAAGAGCGAGTCTGTTTCCGTGGTCAGTTGGGGGCAGGAAAAGCTGTAATCACTGAGTTAGATCAAGCGGATTTATTTATTTTACCTTCTTATCAAGAAGGTCTACCTAGAGCAATGGTAGAAGCAATGGCACGAGCATTACCCTGTATTGGTTCTACGGTAGGTGGTATCCCAGAATTAATACCACCGGAGGATATGGTGCCACCTGGTGATGTAGCAGCTCTAGCAGCAAAAATTCGGGAGGTTGTGACTAATCCAGAACGCATGGCTCAAATGTCAGCCCGTAATCTAGAGAAAGCTAAAGAGTACAAAGATGAAATGCTGCGTGATCAAAGAATTGCGTTCTACCGTTATGTGCGGGGGCAGACAGAAGCATGGCTCTTGACTCAGAAACATTAG
- a CDS encoding glycosyltransferase family 1 protein — MKKRILHVVGGMNRGGIETWLMNILRYIDRDHFQMDFLVHTDKPCAYDDEIRALGSKIIPCLNPSKPWLYAANFRQILDKHGIYDIVHSHVHYFSGYVLHLAQQAGVPTRIIHSHCSSALETHQGIYRQLYLGLTKYLIKRHSTIGLGCSEVANADLFGQNWKNYPQWRILYSGINLTSFQQPIDSFEIRNELNIPPDAFVIGHVGRLEKEKNHQFLLKIFASVTSKVPQAYLLLVGEGSLRSEITQQARDIGIADRVILAGSRPDVARLMRGAMDVFLFPSLGEGLGLVLIEAQAAGLPCILSDVIPEAADVVKHLVKRLSLQQPVSEWGQEILSQRSKLSDHIQPDALELVKTSPFNIETSVQQLEKIYQTQFTKAIP; from the coding sequence ATGAAAAAGCGTATCCTTCATGTTGTCGGCGGGATGAATCGGGGCGGCATCGAAACCTGGCTGATGAATATTCTCCGTTATATTGACCGCGATCACTTTCAAATGGATTTTTTGGTTCATACCGATAAACCTTGTGCTTACGATGATGAAATTCGCGCCCTTGGTAGCAAGATTATTCCTTGCTTAAATCCCTCAAAACCTTGGCTATATGCTGCCAACTTCCGGCAGATCCTAGACAAACATGGAATTTATGATATCGTCCATAGTCACGTTCATTACTTCAGTGGTTATGTCTTGCATTTAGCCCAACAAGCTGGAGTACCCACCCGTATTATCCATAGCCATTGTAGCTCGGCACTAGAAACTCACCAAGGAATATATCGCCAATTGTATCTAGGGTTGACGAAATATTTGATTAAGCGTCATTCTACTATTGGTCTAGGATGCAGCGAAGTTGCTAATGCAGATTTATTTGGTCAAAATTGGAAAAATTATCCTCAGTGGCGAATACTTTACTCCGGTATAAATTTGACTTCTTTTCAACAACCTATAGATAGTTTTGAGATTCGCAATGAATTGAATATTCCACCAGATGCTTTTGTTATTGGTCATGTTGGTCGCTTGGAAAAAGAAAAAAATCATCAATTTCTTCTGAAAATTTTCGCTAGTGTTACCAGCAAAGTACCGCAAGCATACCTTTTACTGGTTGGTGAAGGTAGTTTAAGATCCGAAATCACCCAGCAAGCTAGGGATATTGGTATTGCGGATCGGGTCATCTTGGCAGGTAGCCGTCCTGATGTCGCCAGACTTATGCGCGGTGCTATGGATGTATTTTTATTTCCCTCCCTCGGTGAAGGATTAGGCTTAGTTTTAATTGAAGCCCAAGCAGCAGGATTACCCTGTATTTTATCGGATGTGATTCCAGAAGCAGCAGACGTAGTAAAGCACTTAGTCAAGCGACTATCTCTCCAGCAGCCTGTTTCCGAGTGGGGTCAGGAGATCCTGTCTCAGCGATCTAAACTCTCTGATCATATTCAACCAGACGCTCTGGAACTTGTAAAAACTAGTCCTTTCAACATTGAAACTTCAGTACAACAGTTGGAAAAGATTTATCAAACCCAGTTTACCAAAGCGATTCCATAA
- a CDS encoding acetyltransferase, producing MAKVVIFGNTGWAEAVNFYLQHDSEHEIVGFTVDEDHINAESFCNLPVVPYQTLEKYYSPQEYKLLIPISYKKVNRLRTEKYHNAKQRGYSFISYISSRTIYYGTPVGENCLILENNVIQPFTVIGNNCIIANGNQIGHHSVINDHCFLSADVVLGGGASIGEYTFIGLNATIRNYINIGKENIIGAGSIILSDTEDRAVYSPGETAKFEVPSNLIHV from the coding sequence ATGGCTAAGGTTGTGATTTTCGGAAATACTGGTTGGGCAGAAGCTGTTAATTTTTATCTGCAACATGATTCTGAACATGAGATAGTTGGGTTTACTGTTGATGAAGACCACATCAATGCAGAAAGTTTTTGTAATTTACCAGTTGTCCCCTATCAAACACTTGAAAAATATTATTCACCTCAGGAATACAAGCTGTTAATTCCCATTAGTTACAAGAAGGTCAACAGATTGCGTACGGAAAAATACCACAACGCCAAACAGCGGGGGTATAGCTTTATTTCCTACATTAGTTCTCGGACAATCTATTACGGCACACCAGTAGGTGAAAATTGCCTAATTCTGGAAAATAACGTAATTCAACCTTTTACAGTCATTGGTAACAACTGTATCATTGCCAATGGAAACCAAATTGGACACCATTCTGTTATTAACGATCACTGTTTTCTGAGTGCTGATGTCGTGCTTGGTGGTGGAGCATCTATAGGAGAATACACTTTTATTGGTTTGAATGCTACTATCCGAAATTACATCAATATCGGCAAAGAAAACATTATTGGTGCAGGTTCAATCATTCTTAGTGATACGGAAGACAGGGCTGTTTATTCCCCAGGAGAAACTGC
- a CDS encoding glycosyltransferase: MKKILMVATIPATLRGFILPFARHFRDQGWCVDGMACGISACADCVQTFDHVWDIQWSRNPLDPRNFLGTPQIIQEIVRQEKYDIVHVHTPVAGFVTRYALKDLKKQLHTKVIYTAHGFHFHPGGKPLKNAVFLGLEKLAGHWHDYLVVINRDDEQAAKRYQINPPDKIYYMPGIGVDINYYSSDATPISELERVRQELELSAETPLFLSVAEFIPRKRPQDVLKAFADLARPNTRLAFAGDGPLMQQMQQLAMQLGVQHQVNFLGVRQDITTLMSISVATILASEQEGLPRCVMESLSIETPVISTAIRGTRDLLADGCGLLVQVGDIEELTKAMARILDHPQEARIMVQQGRNRIVDYDLRHIIKRHEALYAGVISTKNLVLN; this comes from the coding sequence ATGAAAAAGATTTTAATGGTAGCGACAATCCCTGCTACTCTACGCGGGTTTATCCTGCCTTTTGCCCGCCACTTCCGTGATCAAGGTTGGTGTGTAGATGGTATGGCTTGTGGAATTTCAGCTTGTGCAGATTGCGTGCAGACATTTGATCATGTTTGGGATATACAATGGTCACGCAACCCCCTAGACCCACGCAATTTTCTGGGTACACCGCAAATTATCCAAGAGATAGTGCGGCAAGAGAAATATGATATAGTTCATGTTCATACGCCAGTGGCTGGTTTCGTGACCAGATATGCTCTGAAGGACTTAAAAAAGCAACTCCATACAAAGGTCATATACACCGCCCACGGCTTTCACTTCCATCCTGGTGGTAAACCATTAAAGAATGCTGTATTCTTAGGATTAGAGAAATTGGCAGGGCATTGGCATGATTATTTAGTTGTGATTAATCGTGATGATGAGCAAGCAGCAAAGCGATATCAAATTAATCCTCCAGATAAAATTTATTATATGCCAGGAATTGGTGTAGATATCAACTACTACAGTTCTGATGCGACTCCTATCTCTGAACTTGAACGGGTTCGTCAAGAGTTGGAACTAAGTGCAGAGACTCCACTATTTTTGTCAGTGGCTGAGTTTATTCCTCGCAAACGTCCTCAAGATGTTTTAAAGGCATTTGCTGATCTAGCTCGACCTAATACCCGCCTAGCTTTTGCTGGAGATGGTCCACTAATGCAGCAAATGCAACAGTTAGCTATGCAATTGGGGGTACAACATCAAGTTAATTTTTTGGGTGTGCGCCAGGATATTACAACTTTAATGTCTATATCGGTAGCTACTATATTGGCTTCCGAACAGGAAGGACTACCCCGATGTGTAATGGAGTCGTTGTCAATAGAGACTCCTGTGATTAGTACAGCAATTAGGGGAACTAGAGATTTACTAGCGGACGGTTGTGGTCTTCTTGTTCAAGTGGGTGATATAGAAGAACTAACAAAGGCAATGGCACGGATATTGGATCATCCTCAAGAAGCTCGCATCATGGTTCAGCAAGGGCGTAACCGGATAGTAGATTATGACCTCCGCCATATTATTAAGCGACATGAAGCTTTATATGCCGGTGTTATATCTACAAAAAATCTAGTTTTAAACTGA